Within the Mixophyes fleayi isolate aMixFle1 chromosome 5, aMixFle1.hap1, whole genome shotgun sequence genome, the region ccAAAACTAAAATGCAATTTCTGGGGGAGGGggtacaaaaatgttaaaattaaactAGACGTTTTACACTAAGAGATCACTGAATCCAACCGTGCCCCTGATGGATCTAAAGGTCCCATGCTGCAGTCCACCATCCTCTTCTCACTCCACCAATAAGCAGCTGGATGTCAATGTCCCCCCAGGAGGTGAATGGGAATTTCAGCAGGAGGTTTAAGATTGTGGGTTTCACTGACACTGTTTAACTTTGGGGtggtttattactattatttaataataggaaaaataataatataattatataatcatcaccatcactatTTGGGATAGTAtaacttcatttctcattttTAAGTTATGCAAATTGGGATTTGCATTGTTCTTATTGCTTGTTTATGGATGCTAATTTTGTTATAAATGAAATTACAACGGAACTGTGCACATTCTAAGATAAAATAACAGAAGTCCCCCTATGTATTGGTTAACACTGATGATGCCAGGTGACTGAGCTGTCCGGGCAATGCACAGTTAAGTGTGTGGCTCCCTCCCATCCACCCATGTGATGTGCGCTCCGCCCTCCCGTGAGCGCAGAGTGTGTGCGGGCTGCACCGGGCGGGGCGTGTGATACCTCCTGGCCGGTTCCCGGGTATATAGTGAGCACCCGGGGCACAACATGCAGTGTCCGGGCTCCCAGCTCTTTAGGTTAGATACCCAGGAGATCATAGTTCCGGAGTCCAGTCGGACACGCAGAAAGAACTGCGCTCTTCGTCTGCTGCGTTGGTACGGGACGTGCCTGCTGCAAGTTGTACCGTGTGCGCTGTGACCTGTGCGTTCTGGTGGCTCCAAGTTGTACCGTGTGCGCTCTGACCTGTGCGTCCTGGTGGCTGCTGGTGCCAGCGCTCAGACGGGACATGGGTAGAAGGACAGTGATCCCACGCCTCGCTCTCACTCTGCAGTCCCAGTAACTTTGCAAGTCCTGAGTTTCAACTGAGCGCAAGTTATATTCCCCACTAGGGCATAACAGTCCATCCTTCCCGTGGAGTGTGAGAATCACCCTGTAACTTACACCCTACAGTGACCCCACTCGTGCCCGGTGAGGACCCTGCACAATGAATATAGTTGTGGAGTTTTTCGTGGTCACCTTTAAGGTCCTCTGGGCCTTCGTGCTGGCTGCGGCCAAGTGGCTGGTGCGTCCCAAGGAGAAGAGCGTGGCCGGGCAGGTGTGTCTGATCACCGGGGCTGGCAGCGGGCTCGGCCGTCTCTTCGCTCTGGAGTTCGCCCGGCGCCGCGCTCAGCTAGTTCTCTGGGACATTAACACTCAGAGCAACGAGGAGACAGCTGACATGGTGCGGCAGATCTACCgggagctggaagccgaggacgCCCTCCGGGGTGAGTGCACTGCTGGCTGGGTGGGCCTGACACCCGGGGGTAAAGATTGTGCCAACAAGTTAACGGTGTCATACTGTGGTGATAGTGCCTGGGTGCTGTGTACAGTACTTCCAACCAACAAAGTTGTGAACCTATGACCCATATGCCATGTCTAAGCCATTGTATAACAGATACTTTTGTGCCATcttctattatattttatgtgaCTAGAAGATTGCATTAATATATAGGTGACTATAAAGATGTAATATTTACAATCAAATGTTAGTTTCATATATCCAGGTTCAAAATGCACATAATTATTGATGGTGTTTATAATGCACCAACAAATTTCACATTATTTGTTGGTGTAATGTATGGTCCTAAGACAGTTCAAgtgaattttgtcatttttctagAAACCCCCCACCCCTTTCATCTAAAATGTCATATAGTTAGTTGTAAAATTTGACCAGtatttaaaatatacacacacaagtaaaGGTATATATCTCTAAGTAGTTAATCAGCCATTTGTAATGTGTTTTTCAACTTTGTGTTCTCTGTGTTAAGGATTTCTAGTCCAGATAAACTTTGACAGTATGGGTTATGGCAGTAATACCACTACTACTGAACTCCAGGTATTTCCTAGATTTGTAGACCAGCATGACTGAATCTTTAAGATACGctggtataaataaatggttaaacCTTCTGTTGtacaacattcatcattcaaccccccccccccccttttgtaTATAACAGAACAGATTTGCCCCAAAGCTGTTAGTTAAGATGTTTGGTTATGTATTGTCTTTATTTATGATCAAAGTACAGGCACAGTTTGCGTTGGACGTGGTCCCATTCCCTGTTGCATAAATATGTGCCATTTACATCTGTTATAAGTATAATATTTTAAGCACCACGTTTTATGATGCATGAACTGGTCCAGTTGACGTAAGAAGCATTAATCTGGTGACATGATTGGCTTTGGACGAAAGTAATGAAAGTAAATACTGTATCTTTATGATGAATAAACACTTGTACAAGTACTGTGTTTTGTTGCCAAAACTAAATTTGTAATTTTGTTGAAACCTTATCTGTTTGAGGTTTTACTTGGCTttcctgtattttatttttatttattttgttttattttatttatttttccccccTCTTTTCCTCATACACAGCTGGGAATCCCGTGCAGGAAGAGGTTCTGCCATGTTGTAATCTCCAGGTTTATACGTACACTTGTGACGTAGGCAAACGAGAGAGCGTGTACTCAACAGCTGAAAAGGTCTACCGGGAAGTGGGCGATGTATTTCTGCTGCTCAATAACGCTGGAGTTGTCTCCGGACACCATCTCCTTGAGTGCCCAGATGAATTAATTGAAAGGACTATGATGGTTAATTGTCATGCACACTTTTGGGTAAGGTTAagtatgttctttttttatttgcttcaaCCCTGTAGCCTCCTATTATTGTACAGGAATTATTCCATGATCTTTGCTTGAATATATTGTTTATCATTTCTCAAATAAGCTCCAGAGTCCACAGGCAGTCCCAGTTTAAATAGACATTGGTTGATTATTGCTAATTGCAGACAAAACCCATTATACCCTCTTCACAAAGCCTTTACGTATTCAAGGGACCACTGGACATTAAATACAAATCCTCTCCCTTCGTGACCTTGGCTTTAGTAGTGAAACCTGCTAGGTTATATTGTCAAGCCCTAGTAACCAGAGAACCCATCTTTGACTTGTCAGCTGAACACTTAGGGGGTGATTGTTCATGTGAAACTTGTTGCGCTACACATACGCATAACTTGCGTCCGTATTTAGAGCTACACATATCTAACACTTGCACTGAGAGGTGCGATCGAATAAAGCACAGAAAGCGTGCAGAACGAAAGATAAGCGTGTCCCTTTTGATATGCATCTTATTTTGTGACATATTTAACTTAGAAATCTGTTCCTAACCAACTGTAAATTCTGCGCCTACTcaagacaggtgtaatttttagTTGATGACTGCCACATATTGTTACTCTGGATGCATCTACCATGGTTGGTTAAGTTATGTCAGGCGTGTGGgttatttaaatgttttcttggctttttttttagtaGTGTGATAATTACAATAGGGTTTCTTGTTGAAGTGGCAGTGATTGTGTCTCATGTGCAGGCGTTCTATATAACTTTAAAACCGTGAATAGCTTCCTGATCAAAAAACCTGGGGGCGTAAACTTTCCTCCTCTTAATATTAACTTTACGCAGAGTGATTTACAAGCTGTGAAAAGTGGTGCCCTGCTCTGCGCCTAGTTGTATGTGTAGTGCGTTTCAATGACCACACCCTCTTACCAGTCCTGGAAATATCAGTCTGTGCCTACTTTTGATGATACACCGGAAATAGGAGCAGGGTAGAAATGGTGAAATGTCACTTGacatttctcctaaaatactgattgATTGGTTTAACTTTATTTACACCTTTAATGAAAAGACATtgactgtatttattacattgtcCTCTTCTGTGTTTGAAGGATTTAATTATGTTGGTTGAATTGCGGCTTAAAAATGTGGTTTTACTGAGAAGATGCAAAATCTATCCCATTAAAAATACTCAATCGTGTCCTTTTGTGATAAGAAAGGGGCTGTGGGCCCTCCTGTGAATCGGGATCAGAGCACAGCTGTTTGTATGTCCTTAACATATTCCAATCTCTTTGCCATAAAAGTAGACACACTCATGCAGCTAGGCTGTGTTCTCATGGAACACCGCTATGGCACTCAACTCCTCCCATCGGACAACGAAAACCATTGCACCCTGGCAGTTGTTGCCCTTTTGGTCTGCAATTCAATGCGCTTCCCCATACATATAGGTGTTGTTGCACAAACAGTAGCTGCGAGATTGTACAAAAGACCATTTATGCTGCAGGTTTGCCCTTTGTTTGTAAATGACGTTTGCTGTGTCAGACTAGTCTTATTTTTGGTAAAAAATTAGTGTTCCTTATATTGCACACCAGATTTTAGCGGAGGTTTCCTTGTAGATAAAAAGGAAATACACAAACATTAATTTGCTATATACATCATTCATTTTACTTTGCATTTTAAACTAAAGCCCCTCCTCTTTTCAAATCCGGGACTCCTGTGATGATGATATGTAGAAAGCTGACAACACTGCAGTAAAAATTTGGGCAACAAGAGATTGTAAAgtgtgggatgggggggggggagagaaagtggTCAAACAATGACTTATGTGTGGGTCACTGGCTAGAACTCTGTagagcttaaaaaaataaataaatgttcagtTTCATGTATAAGTGTTAATATTCTATATGAACACAATTTTCATATTGATATTTCCTCCCCCATAGTAAATACTGTATAGCCACTGGAGACAATAGGTTTGCATGCAGCCAGTAATCCTTGGATTTTATTACCAACAGTCTGTGATACGGCATTGTGCCTCTTGCAGCATTGATGTTTCTCACAATATGTTAGGCTTGGCGTGGGGGCGCTGTAAATGCCGTCTTTCTCTTATGCTAGCCAGCCCTATACTTTTTGTTTTATCGTTTCTACAGTAAATTTAGTTTCTTGCAGGCTCAGTTGCTTTGTCCCACTATGACTATGCTGCCCCTTGTGACCTTCCATTGTACTGCAGTTTATGAGCGGCTGTGGTTTGTTTGAGAGTTCTGCACCTGCTGTTCTTCCAGGCTGCAGGATTTGTCGCAGTTCTTATTCATAACTGAGAATAATATAAACTAGACCCTGGGTTGTGCAGTGTCCGTAAACTAATTTATTGTCTGGAAACTTAACTTAAGTTCTGGTGAAACATGGCTAAGATACATGTCTGCTTTCAGTCTTGGTGATATGATAAGAAGTCATGTCACTGTGTGTAAGCTGTTGTGTATCACTGTAAGAATCTTGTGGGTTTTGAGCTTGGATAAACACAATTGCGATTAATTGCTTTGTCTGTTCAGTTAGTGTCCAGCAGTCTTTGTTTGAGAGACTGTCTTCTTCCTGCCATGCTTTGTCTTCTGTCCACATTAATGAATGATGATGACCTGTACCGGTAGTTAAGAGCATGTGATGTGGATTTCTCAGACAATGTCAAAGGTTATTGTTGCTTGGATTGGTGTTTAGGAGTACTACAACTGGCCATAAGCCCAAGAATAACTTACAGACTCTTGCAAAATCgtggaagaaaaacaaacaaacaaaaaaaactccatGAACAAACCGGAGAGATGAAAATTTTAAGATTCCTGCTTAGATTAAGCTTAAGCTCCTTCTTCTCCAGACTAAAGTAATACCGTAAATTGTTTTAAAGGGACACAATCCTTAGAGTGTGTAATTCTAAACCTCTGCTTAGACATCATTTTAGAAGCATTTAGTTGTTAGCTGTTGTGTATGGTACAACTCTGCCCTAAATTACTCTGTTTAACCATTTATGTGCTCATTTACACCTCATTTGCGCTTCTAACATATTTGATAATTGTATGAACGGTGAAATAAGAGTCTGTATGCCATTATAGAGCGCCATATAGAAAGTGTACAACAAAACGGTTCATGGCATTACATGATGATACAGTTAACACACAGCAATACAAATCACGACACCGCCATGAGTAGCTGAGCTAGGCCACGAGGTGCAAGGGGGTATAGCAACGCACTATAACTAGAAAAAGGTGGGGAATGGTGTAGCCAAGCTGGAGACTGTGCCCCTGAAACCGGATCAGTGCCACTGATAGAGGTACGAAGACAGGGAAGATCAAGAGCAGTGAGCCCAGGTAGGATGTGCAAAACAAAGCTGGGGTGAAGGTAATGAAGAGGAGGGAAGAAAACCCTTCTCGCAAGAGCTTGaaatctagggggggggggggggggacagacaaATGGGCGACGCACTGCGTTCCATAGTTAATGCCATGTTTAAAACTGTAGCATGAACCTACTTGTACTGGTAGCATGCTCACACCTCTTCACAATAGATATGAGAAAACATGTATAATGTTATTGCAggggttgtgttttgttttttttttggggggggggggggggttatcctGTTTTCAGCATGTGTGATCAAGCCCTTATGGTTAAAGCGTCaaggatttttgttttgttaactcCTGAAGCAGAGAATGTTGCGTTGCTCTCACAATGTCATCTCACTAATCTGCCTGTACCATGAGCTCTCTGAGTTAAATGAAACTAGATTAATCCTTAAGCAAAACTATGCTGCAGTGCAAGTATCCAGAATGGACAGACAAAGGTTACCTTGACACTTGTTTTGTGTGAAATAGATAACACGTCAGTGGCCTATGTTTAAAAACCTAGAAAACAAAGTCTCTAGTTGATATTCA harbors:
- the RDH10 gene encoding retinol dehydrogenase 10, with protein sequence MNIVVEFFVVTFKVLWAFVLAAAKWLVRPKEKSVAGQVCLITGAGSGLGRLFALEFARRRAQLVLWDINTQSNEETADMVRQIYRELEAEDALRAGNPVQEEVLPCCNLQVYTYTCDVGKRESVYSTAEKVYREVGDVFLLLNNAGVVSGHHLLECPDELIERTMMVNCHAHFWTTKAFLPKMMEMNHGHIVTVASSLGLFSTAGVEDYCASKFGAVGFHESLSHELKAADKDGIKTTLVCPYLVDTGMFRGCRIRKEIEPFLPPLKPDYCVKQAMRAILTDQPMICTPRLMYIVTCMKSILPFEAVVCMYRFLGADKCMYPFIAQRKQATNNNEAKNGI